In Thiothrix unzii, the sequence GACACGCTATTACTGCCGTCTTTGAGCGAAACGCTGTCAGCAATACTACCGGCGATGCGTAACCGTTGTGATCTGCTGGCAATCCCGCTCATGTCGTGTGCGGGGAGCGCACCGTTATCTGGCATTTCCTGATACATCGGAATCTCCCCGGCTGCCGATTGCGCAAGAATAGCTGGCAACACCACCTCTTCCTGCGTCACTGTTTTAGCTGGCGTTGGGGGGCGTACTTTTGGCATCGGTGCGGGCTTGCTGATTGCTGTGTCCTCCAGTGGCGGTGCAGGGGTAATCGCAGTCGTGGCTAACGTTATCGGTGATTCAGGCATGTTGACCGCGCTGGGTGGCTGCTGGGGTGCGGGTGGTTTCTGAGGTGCTGCGGTTTTCACGACGGTTGGTGCGGACTTGCTTGCGAGTGCTGGCGGTTCGGCTTTTACTGCCGTTTTGATGGGCGTAACCGGGCAAGTCGTTTGCCAGTTAAACGGAAATGGCGTGGTTGCCGCAGTTACTTCCACATTATCGGTAAGCGGTCGCAGCCATGCGGGTGCGGTTTCTGCTTCTCGCACCAATAAGCCTGTTTCCGGGTGCGGAAAACATTGCTGGCGGTAAATCCGGTGTAAAAACAGGTGATAAGCCGGGGGGGCGATGCGGATTTCATCCAGCAGTAACGGCACAAAGCGCGTCGTCGGATCAGGTGTGAGGAAACCCCATTGGCGAAAACCTTCCCATTTTAGTGGCACATCGCCAGCGCGTTGTTTTTGCAGCACGGCATTTTGCAGCGATACATCGTAAAACTGCTGATCATCCAGCACTTCGCAATAGTCCCATTGCAACGCTACCCGTTCCGCCGTTTCGCGCAAATCGGGGAAGCGCGTCGCCGTTTGCTGCAAGGTATGCAGGGCAATGTCGAGCGTTCCGGCGTGCAGGCTGGGTTGGGCGGGGCGTTTGCCGAGCCATTCATCCGGCCATTGTTGCCCCGCCGGGGAA encodes:
- a CDS encoding DUF3131 domain-containing protein, whose product is MPTTLAQPQPPLLQTLETLACAVDSPTAAHHLQRLFNISPAGQQWPDEWLGKRPAQPSLHAGTLDIALHTLQQTATRFPDLRETAERVALQWDYCEVLDDQQFYDVSLQNAVLQKQRAGDVPLKWEGFRQWGFLTPDPTTRFVPLLLDEIRIAPPAYHLFLHRIYRQQCFPHPETGLLVREAETAPAWLRPLTDNVEVTAATTPFPFNWQTTCPVTPIKTAVKAEPPALASKSAPTVVKTAAPQKPPAPQQPPSAVNMPESPITLATTAITPAPPLEDTAISKPAPMPKVRPPTPAKTVTQEEVVLPAILAQSAAGEIPMYQEMPDNGALPAHDMSGIASRSQRLRIAGSIADSVSLKDGSNSVSASVTWSPKPDWFISGNASLKDGEPGYAWSAGYANNKPGGWSVQANNWGPLQPGEGLALKKTTLNIGHKIKSRTLSNHKLAASANLGIPANGKPSLSGTLQWNPKSKWYARTTASVPLSGGNPNWTYAFGYADPRPGKWRVEYSNYGTNAFPGDNLNQGAVTVSQGWQF